The following proteins are co-located in the Camelina sativa cultivar DH55 chromosome 12, Cs, whole genome shotgun sequence genome:
- the LOC104733969 gene encoding L-lactate dehydrogenase A-like, whose product MFVFSLWWVGCSIIRLISDGLKGLESIHQSVVGSAYEVIGLKGYTSWAIGYSVANLARTILRDQRKIHPVTVLARGFYGVDGGDVFLSLPALLGRNGVVAVTNVHMTDDESEKLQKSAKTILEMQSQLEL is encoded by the exons ATGTTTGTGTTTAGTTTATGGTGGGTTGGTTGTAGTATTATCCGATTGATAAGTGATGGTTTAAAGGGATTG GAGAGCATCCACCAAAGCGTAGTTGGTAGCGCCTATGAAGTCATTGGACTCAAGGGTTACACTTCTTGGGCCATTGGTTATTCTGTTGCTAATCTGGCTCGCACTATTCTCCGTGACCAGCGCAAGATCCATCCTGTCACGGTTCTTGCTCGTGGCTTTTATGGTGTCGATGGGGGTGATGTCTTCCTCAGCCTCCCGGCTTTGCTTGGACGCAATGGTGTGGTCGCTGTGACCAATGTGCATATGACTGATGATGAGTCTGAGAAGCTGCAGAAGTCGGCTAAGACTATATTGGAGATGCAGAGCCAGTTGGAACTTTGA
- the LOC104733968 gene encoding uncharacterized protein LOC104733968, with protein MGTFKDYERDYPHHGFAQGNLLSTFYRGLHPKYQLSLDTVSNGDFTTKTIQEGRALIDNLSASSSNTCTDFDRSIRSSNSNAKEIADLKNMMNQLLRNRQHGVNACETINNGNMEPFQEDSYDQEEEVNYVRNYPQQANRFQGKNFGGNNNNFQLRAQFNNNKPPFQTGPAQAPTSKVDANVDIKMQEILVSFQKQLGDINSRMDNIYTELKGKFESISIHVKKLETQVAQTANTVPRQVGVLPAKPEENPKEYCNAISVELASLTVKPSLWHSLCDSGANINVMSRSVAEKLGLREISPSNLSLVFGDSSQKVPDGLVRDLQLVVGDCIVPTDFQILEMEEKNERPLILERPFLATVGAIIDHKSKRTIFANINKKKSYPTISKPKPWLTNSLHEEPMNPSIDKMKQFDHSASTSTNNLLPKPPKPPKPPQISKIKIIVPPELSSESKEQIQKMIRHTKEVLLHAKFLKLPQKDNLLLKLEQIIKISKEPKEH; from the exons ATGGGAACGTTCAAAGACTATGAACGTGACTACCCTCATCATGGTTTTGCTCAAGGTAACCTCTTAAGTACTTTCTATAGAGGATTACACCCTAAGTATCAACTCTCACTCGACACGGTCAGCAATGGAGATTTCACTACGAAGACCATTCAAGAAGGACGAGCTCTCATCGACAACCTTTCTGCAAGTAGTAGCAACACTTGCACCGATTTTGATAGAAGCATCCGTTCTAGCAATTCCAACGCTAAGGAGATTGCCGATCTTAAGAACATGATGAACCAACTTCTAAGGAACCGACAACACGGCGTAAACGCTTGTGAGACTATTAATAATGGAAACATGGAGCCTTTCCAAGAAGATTCTtatgaccaagaagaagaagtcaactat GTTCGGAATTATCCTCAGCAAGCTAACCGCTTTCAAGGCAAAAACTTtggtggaaacaacaacaactttcagCTACGAGctcaattcaacaacaacaagccgcCTTTCCAAACCGGACCAGCCCAGGCGCCTACCTCTAAAGTTGATGCCAACGTTGATATAAAGATGCAAGAAATCCTTGTTTCTTTTCAAAAGCAATTGGGAGACATCAACTCAAGGATGGATAACATCTATACTGAGCTGAAAGGGAAGTTTGAAAGCATTTCTATCCATGTTAAGAAACTTGAAACTCAAGTTGCTCAAACCGCTAATACCGTTCCACGCCAAGTTGGTGTACTTCCGGCAAAACCCGAAGAGAATCCTAAAGAATATTGCAATGCTATCTCAGTCGAACTAGCCTCACTTACCGTGAAGCCAAGCCTCTG GCATTCTCTTTGTGATTCTGGTGCTAATATTAATGTTATGTCAAGAAGTGTAGCTGAAAAGCTAGGATTACGAGAAATATCGCCATCCAACCTCAGTTTAGTCTTTGGAGACTCATCACAAAAGGTTCCCGACGGATTAGTTCGAGACCTACAACTTGTAGTAGGAGATTGCATAGTTCCTACCGATTTTCAAATCCtagagatggaagaaaaaaatgaaagaccTTTGATTTTAGAAAGACCATTCCTAGCTACTGTTGGAGCTATCATCGACCACAAGTCAAAGAGGACAATCTTTGCCaacatcaacaagaagaagtcaTATCCAACTATCTCCAAGCCGAAACCATGGCTGACCAACTCGTTACATGAAGAACCGATGAATCCTAGCATCGACAAGATGAAGCAATTCGACCATTCTGCATCTACAAGTACCAACAACCTGCTACCCAAGCCACCTAAACCGCCTAAGCCACCACAAAtttccaagatcaagatcatAGTTCCTCCTGAGCTAAGTAGCGAGAGCAAGGAACAGATCCAAAAGATGATAAGGCATACTaaagaagttcttcttcatGCAAAATTTTTGAAACTTCCGCAAAAGGACAACTTGTTACTGAAGCTGGAGCAGATTATCAAGATATCAAAGGAGCCGAAGGAGCATTGA